Within Candidatus Hydrogenedentota bacterium, the genomic segment CTTTCTCGCCGCCGTTGGTGACCATTTCGGACAGCGCGATGGCCGCCGAGAGGCCCGTGGCGTATTTGTAGACGTAGAAGGAATTGTAAAAGTGGGGGATGCGAAGCCCCTCCAGTTCCAGCGCCGCGTCAATGGTGAAACCGGGGCCGAAGTAGAGATCGAGCAGTCCACGGTACTGGCTGCGGAACGTGTCCAGGGTCAGGGGCTCGCCCGCTTCGGCGATGGCGTGGATGATGCGCTCGTACTCGGCAAACATCGTCTGGCGGATGATCGTGCCGCGGATCTCTTCGATCTCCTTGTTAATCAGCCGCGCCTTTTCCGCCTTCGTTTTCGCGAGGCGGGAGAGGTGCTTGCCGAGCAACTGTTCATTGAAGGTGGAGGCCACCTCCGCCACGAAAATCGTGTAGTGGCTGTAGTGGTAAGGCTGATGCTTCGCGCTGTAGTGGGTGTGCATGGAGTGGCCCGCTTCGTGGGCCAGCGTGTACATGCTGTCGATGACGTCCGGCTTGTAGTTCATCATGATGTAGGGCGGCGTTCCGTAGGCGCCATAGGAGAAAGCACCGCTCCGCTTGCCCTGGTTTTCGTAGCGGTCCACCCAGCGTCCGTCCAGCAGGCCCTTGCGCATGAACTCCACATAGCCTTCACCCAGGGGCGCGAGCGCATCGCAGATATGACCCACGGCTTCGCCATAGGGAATCTCCACCTTCGGCGATTTCACGATGGGCACATAGGTGTCGTAGGCGCGCAGGTCTTTGATCTTCAGTACGCGCTTACGCAGGTCCATATAGCGATAGACGGTGGGCAGATTCGCATGGACCGTGTCCAGGAGGCGATCGTAAACCGCAAGGGGCACCTTGTCTGAGAAAAGCTCGGACTCCACGACCGACGGGTAGTTGCGCACCTTGGACTGGTACACGTCCTGCTTCACACTCGCGCTCAGGGTCGCGGCCAGGGTGTGGCCGTGGTCTTCATATTCCTTGTAGAACTTGGTGAAGGCTTCCTTGCGCACGGAGCGCTTGGGCGATTCCAGCAGGCTGCGAAAGGAACCCTGCGTCAACTCCACTTCCACGCCTGATTCATCCAACACCGTGCCGAACTTCATATCCGCGTCATTGAGCTGCTCAAAGATGTTCGAGGCCGAGCCTGCGACTTCGCCCTGCATCGCCAGGAGCCGCTCTTCCTTTTCAGAGAGGATGTGGGGCCGGTAGCGGGTCAATTTTTCGAGCTGGAATTTATAGTCCTTCAACAGGGGGCTCTTGATGAACTCGTTCATCTTCGCCTTGGGGATAGCCTGCATCTCCGGCGCGATAAAGCTGGATGCCTCTCCCGCTTGCGTGGCGAGGTACATGTAGCGCCCCACCATGCCCTGGTAGGCGCTGTTGGCCACATCTTCCGTGCTTTTCAAGAAGGCGTAGACGCCGAGGCGCTCCGCCAGCTTGCCGAACTCGGCCTCAAACTCGCAGCAGGCCAGGATGTTCTTCGCCGACTTGCCCAGCTTCCCGCGAAAGGTCGCGAAGGTGGGTATCATCTTTTCGAGCTTCTTGTAGCTCTTATCCCACGCCGCATCGTTCGGAAAGATCAGGGTCAGGTCCCAGGTGTCTTCCAGTTTCACGTCACTGCGGGGCGGTATCATTTTCTTTTTAGCCATGAGGGGTCCCTTAGGTTGGAGCCGCAATTGGGAAGGGCATAGTATAGCAATTGACAGTTGACAATGGACAATTGATAACGGGGGGACACCTTCCATTTCCCAATGGCGCCGGTAAGTCCTATTCGACGGATAGGACTGATAGGACGGATCGGGTCAGCCAATTTCGTCGTATCAGACGAATCCGTCGGATGGCCCACTTCTTTGTTCATTGTCCATTGTTCATTGTCAATTGCCCGACGCTTGCGCTACAATTCCACGCTCTGCCCCTTCCCCACAAATCACCACAGGACTTGAATTCAGCATGGAAAACACCGACTACCGGGCGCTGATGGCCCGCTTCGACGATATCAATGTATTGGCCGTGGGCGACATTTACCTGGACGAAAACGTCTCTGGTCGGGTGGTGGAGGTCAGTCTTGAAGCGCCCATTCCGGTGTTCGAGGTGCTGAAGCGCAAATACAACCCCGGCGCGGCGGGCAATGCGGCGTGCAACGCCTCCACGTTGGGCGGCAAGGTCACCATGCTGGGCGTCATTGGCGATGACGTGAACGCGGGCATTGTGAAGCGTGAATTTGAAGTGCGCGGGGTAAACACGGATCACATCGTGGTGGATCCGACCCGCGCCACGAGCACCTACGGCAAGCTCCGCGCCGGCGGCCACAACACGCCGACCCAGGAAATTCTTCGCACCGATACCCCCAAGCCCACGCTTATCACGGGCGATGTGGAGGCGCAGGTGGTGGCGAAGATCTACGAGCTGGCCCCGAAAATGAACGCCATCCTTCTCGGCGATCAAGCCGTTTCCACCATTACCGACAAGGTGCTGGCCGCCATCGTCGAGTGCGCGAAGAAATACAACCTGGTGACCGTGGCCGACTCCCGCGCCCGGGCCGGGTTCTTTAATGGTATCGATATTGTCGTGCCGAACGACGCGGAGGCCGGGCGCGCGGCGGGCATCGAAGTGACGGACGCCGACAGCCTCATGAAGGCGGGCAAGTTCCTGCTGAACTCCGCCACAAATGCCTTCGTAACCCGCGGGCCCCACGGCATCGAAATTTTCGCGGCCGACGGCACCGTGGAGAATGTGGCCATCCGCCCGGTGAAGGCGGTGGACGTGACCGGCGCGGGCGACACCGTGGCCGCCATGGTGGTGCTGGCCCGTGCGGCGGGCGCGAGCCTGCGCGACGCGGCCTTCCTGGGCAATATCGCGGCGGGCATCGCCGTGGAGCAGGAGGGGGTAGTCACCGTCAGCCGCGCGGAAGTGGACGACGTACTCTATGGCCAGCAGGGTCCGGCCAAGCTGAAGACCGTGCAGCAGCTCCGTCCGATCATGGACAAGCTCAAGGCCGAAGGAAAGAAGGTCGTCTGGACCAACGGCTGCTTTGATATTCTCCACGTGGGCCATATCACCTACCTCATCGCCGCGCGCCGCGAGGGCGACGCTCTTGTCGTTGGACTCAACACCGACAAGTCGGTGCAGGAAAACAAGGGGCCGGGTCGGCCCGTGGTGAACGAGCGTGATCGCGCGACCGTGCTGTCTGCCCTGGAATGCGTGGACTACATTGTGCTCTTCGACGACAAGACGCCCATGCCCCTGCTCGAAGCACTGGAGCCGGATGTTTACGCCAAGGGCGGTGACTACACCAT encodes:
- the pepF gene encoding oligoendopeptidase F — protein: MAKKKMIPPRSDVKLEDTWDLTLIFPNDAAWDKSYKKLEKMIPTFATFRGKLGKSAKNILACCEFEAEFGKLAERLGVYAFLKSTEDVANSAYQGMVGRYMYLATQAGEASSFIAPEMQAIPKAKMNEFIKSPLLKDYKFQLEKLTRYRPHILSEKEERLLAMQGEVAGSASNIFEQLNDADMKFGTVLDESGVEVELTQGSFRSLLESPKRSVRKEAFTKFYKEYEDHGHTLAATLSASVKQDVYQSKVRNYPSVVESELFSDKVPLAVYDRLLDTVHANLPTVYRYMDLRKRVLKIKDLRAYDTYVPIVKSPKVEIPYGEAVGHICDALAPLGEGYVEFMRKGLLDGRWVDRYENQGKRSGAFSYGAYGTPPYIMMNYKPDVIDSMYTLAHEAGHSMHTHYSAKHQPYHYSHYTIFVAEVASTFNEQLLGKHLSRLAKTKAEKARLINKEIEEIRGTIIRQTMFAEYERIIHAIAEAGEPLTLDTFRSQYRGLLDLYFGPGFTIDAALELEGLRIPHFYNSFYVYKYATGLSAAIALSEMVTNGGEKERDRYLRFLQSGGSKYPLDLLKDAGVDLTTPAPVDAAMARFATLVDELEKLV
- the rfaE2 gene encoding D-glycero-beta-D-manno-heptose 1-phosphate adenylyltransferase — its product is MENTDYRALMARFDDINVLAVGDIYLDENVSGRVVEVSLEAPIPVFEVLKRKYNPGAAGNAACNASTLGGKVTMLGVIGDDVNAGIVKREFEVRGVNTDHIVVDPTRATSTYGKLRAGGHNTPTQEILRTDTPKPTLITGDVEAQVVAKIYELAPKMNAILLGDQAVSTITDKVLAAIVECAKKYNLVTVADSRARAGFFNGIDIVVPNDAEAGRAAGIEVTDADSLMKAGKFLLNSATNAFVTRGPHGIEIFAADGTVENVAIRPVKAVDVTGAGDTVAAMVVLARAAGASLRDAAFLGNIAAGIAVEQEGVVTVSRAEVDDVLYGQQGPAKLKTVQQLRPIMDKLKAEGKKVVWTNGCFDILHVGHITYLIAARREGDALVVGLNTDKSVQENKGPGRPVVNERDRATVLSALECVDYIVLFDDKTPMPLLEALEPDVYAKGGDYTIDTIVQEERRLVEGYGGSIAIIPGVEGQSTTSIIERIAEENK